In a single window of the Halanaerobiaceae bacterium ANBcell28 genome:
- a CDS encoding AraC family transcriptional regulator: MKVYPLENEKDKEYLLSLNKINKPFPPHRHTFLELSYIISGQGKEIINGKEHKLEKGVFTLLLPYQVHELIPDPDNTLKIYNCNLSMESFFGHNKLSEELNEMIFESGQNLASYAKFSDAQGEVIEKIFSDMLMEIEKNNHHSDLMFKTKVIEVFILFDRLRRENTSRIEKKHPLTKENKDSYLWELIFFIHNHYMEELSLSRLAKEVGVSDSHLSTTFKDFFGENVHSFINDIRIKHSCALLISSDKQIIDIANEVGFNSYATFSRVFRQKMGQSASEYKNKVLKV; this comes from the coding sequence ATGAAAGTATATCCATTAGAAAACGAAAAAGATAAGGAATATTTACTAAGCTTAAATAAAATTAATAAACCCTTTCCTCCTCACCGCCATACCTTCCTTGAATTATCCTATATCATAAGTGGCCAGGGAAAAGAAATAATTAATGGTAAAGAACATAAATTGGAGAAAGGTGTTTTTACACTATTATTACCTTATCAGGTTCATGAACTGATACCAGATCCAGATAATACATTAAAAATATATAACTGTAATTTATCTATGGAAAGTTTCTTTGGGCATAACAAGTTAAGCGAAGAGCTTAATGAGATGATCTTTGAATCAGGACAGAACTTAGCTTCTTATGCTAAGTTTAGCGATGCTCAGGGAGAAGTTATAGAGAAGATATTTAGTGATATGTTAATGGAGATAGAGAAAAATAATCATCATTCAGATTTAATGTTCAAGACAAAAGTTATTGAAGTTTTTATACTCTTTGATCGTCTGAGAAGAGAAAATACAAGTAGAATAGAAAAAAAACATCCTCTAACTAAAGAGAACAAGGATAGCTATCTATGGGAACTTATTTTTTTTATCCACAATCACTATATGGAAGAGCTTTCTTTATCACGGCTGGCTAAAGAAGTAGGTGTAAGTGATTCACATCTCAGCACTACTTTTAAAGATTTTTTTGGAGAAAATGTCCATAGTTTCATCAATGACATACGTATTAAACATTCCTGTGCCCTACTTATATCATCTGATAAACAAATAATTGATATTGCTAATGAAGTCGGTTTCAATTCCTATGCCACTTTCTCTAGGGTATTCAGACAGAAGATGGGACAAAGTGCCAGTGAGTATAAGAATAAAGTCTTGAAGGTGTAA
- a CDS encoding ABC transporter ATP-binding protein translates to MNEKEAIISVKDLRMTYDGEKDVLKGINFKVYSGEIIGYIGPNGAGKSTTVRILLGIINKFQGEVRVFGHDVSADEVKYKKRVGYLPESGTIYENLYAKDYFAFLSGMYGMEESEIDRKARNLMAIFGIEDVYENPISSYSKGMKQKVLIIATLLHNPDLIFLDEPLRGLDVYSVQILKEILSKLVKEGKTIFYSSHIIEVVEKMSSRILLLNNGQLMADKNVEELKKESKEGTLEGVFNQITGYRDHKKLANEFLATIRG, encoded by the coding sequence ATGAATGAAAAAGAAGCTATTATATCGGTTAAAGACTTAAGAATGACTTATGATGGAGAAAAGGATGTCCTTAAGGGGATTAATTTCAAGGTATATTCAGGAGAAATAATTGGCTATATTGGGCCTAATGGTGCTGGTAAAAGTACAACTGTAAGGATTTTGCTTGGTATTATTAATAAATTTCAAGGAGAAGTTAGAGTATTTGGGCATGATGTATCTGCAGATGAAGTGAAGTATAAAAAAAGGGTAGGCTACTTGCCTGAAAGTGGAACCATATATGAGAACTTATATGCTAAAGATTATTTTGCCTTTTTATCAGGAATGTATGGCATGGAAGAATCTGAAATTGATCGCAAAGCAAGAAATCTTATGGCTATTTTTGGGATTGAAGATGTATATGAAAACCCTATTTCTTCCTATTCGAAAGGGATGAAACAAAAAGTACTTATAATAGCTACATTATTACATAATCCGGATCTTATTTTTCTGGATGAACCCCTCAGGGGTCTTGATGTATATAGTGTGCAAATTTTAAAAGAAATTTTAAGCAAGTTAGTAAAAGAGGGTAAGACTATCTTTTATTCTTCTCATATTATTGAGGTTGTAGAGAAAATGAGTAGTCGTATATTATTACTTAATAATGGACAGCTTATGGCAGATAAAAATGTGGAAGAACTGAAAAAAGAAAGTAAAGAGGGCACTCTTGAGGGTGTTTTTAATCAGATTACTGGATATAGAGATCATAAAAAACTTGCAAATGAATTTCTGGCTACAATTAGAGGGTGA
- a CDS encoding IS110 family transposase produces MNYTQNKKIKQVKKSTLVVGIDIAKHVHVARAQDYRGIQYGKALSFENNILGFETLLYWIKKMEKKHCKTETIVGMEPTGHYWLNLEEYLSGYGIKLVLVNPAHVKKSKTLDDNSPTKTDKKDARVIAQLVKDGRYSEPNIPKGIYADLRSAITHRERLTKDLSRIKAKIHQWLDKYFPDYLKKVFNKWDGKASLAILKEIPLPEQIVQLSPEEIVEVIKKSASRGVGIKRAKKLKGAALNSIGITEGLEMAVLELKNLIQQYELLTTQLTKLEDTIIELLEEVPGAKEMLSINGIGAMTVAGFIAEIGDINNYNHNRQIIKLAGLNLKENSSGQHKGQTTISKRGRPRLRSLLYKVTLPLIRHNDQFKAIHEYYTKRPQNPLKSQQSRIALCCKLIRVFFALGKKQVEYDGKKMMNDIKRNYDVLQKAA; encoded by the coding sequence ATGAATTATACACAAAATAAGAAGATAAAGCAAGTAAAAAAATCAACTTTGGTAGTAGGAATTGATATTGCAAAACATGTTCATGTAGCAAGAGCTCAGGATTATAGAGGTATTCAATATGGTAAAGCATTAAGTTTTGAAAATAATATACTGGGCTTTGAAACGCTGCTTTACTGGATAAAGAAAATGGAAAAGAAACATTGTAAAACAGAAACAATAGTTGGAATGGAACCAACCGGTCATTACTGGCTTAACTTAGAAGAATATTTAAGCGGTTACGGAATAAAACTGGTATTAGTTAATCCAGCCCATGTAAAAAAGAGTAAAACTCTTGATGACAATTCTCCAACTAAAACTGATAAAAAAGATGCTAGAGTAATTGCCCAGTTAGTCAAAGATGGTCGTTATTCAGAACCTAATATTCCAAAAGGCATATATGCAGACTTGCGATCAGCTATTACTCATAGAGAGCGTTTAACTAAGGATTTATCAAGAATAAAAGCTAAAATACATCAATGGCTAGATAAATACTTCCCTGATTATTTAAAGAAAGTATTTAATAAATGGGATGGTAAAGCATCTCTTGCTATACTTAAAGAGATACCCTTGCCAGAACAAATAGTACAATTAAGTCCTGAAGAAATAGTTGAGGTAATTAAAAAAAGTGCTAGTAGGGGAGTTGGGATTAAAAGAGCTAAGAAATTAAAAGGTGCTGCTCTTAATAGTATTGGTATTACCGAAGGATTGGAAATGGCTGTATTGGAGTTAAAAAACTTAATACAACAATATGAGTTATTAACGACTCAATTAACTAAATTAGAAGATACAATTATAGAATTATTAGAAGAAGTACCAGGGGCTAAAGAAATGCTATCAATTAATGGTATAGGAGCAATGACAGTAGCAGGCTTTATTGCTGAGATAGGGGATATAAATAATTATAATCATAACCGTCAAATTATTAAGCTGGCAGGGTTAAATTTAAAAGAAAATAGTTCAGGACAACACAAAGGGCAAACTACAATAAGTAAAAGAGGTAGACCACGCTTAAGGTCATTGCTATACAAAGTAACGCTGCCTTTAATTCGTCATAATGATCAGTTTAAAGCTATACACGAATATTATACTAAACGTCCTCAAAACCCCTTAAAAAGCCAGCAATCTAGAATAGCCCTTTGTTGCAAACTAATTAGAGTTTTCTTTGCTTTAGGCAAAAAGCAAGTTGAATATGATGGAAAAAAGATGATGAATGATATCAAAAGAAATTATGATGTTTTACAGAAAGCTGCTTAG
- a CDS encoding GNAT family N-acetyltransferase, with translation MPPLIQSVEEIRKDYKDQVFLKKIIEDKIAGSVRAYVKDDICYIGRLIVNPDYQNQGIGKELMKNVEEYFSSCCDKYSLFTGKKSEKNIYLYESLGYVQIKKKKLNDKVTLIFLEKINK, from the coding sequence ATTCCGCCTTTAATTCAATCGGTAGAAGAAATAAGAAAAGATTACAAAGATCAGGTATTCTTGAAAAAAATAATTGAAGATAAGATAGCTGGTTCAGTAAGAGCTTACGTAAAAGACGATATATGCTACATTGGAAGACTAATTGTAAATCCAGATTATCAAAACCAAGGAATTGGAAAAGAATTAATGAAAAACGTAGAGGAGTATTTTTCCAGTTGTTGTGATAAATATTCTTTATTTACAGGAAAGAAAAGTGAAAAAAATATATACTTATATGAAAGTTTAGGATATGTACAGATCAAAAAGAAAAAGTTAAATGATAAAGTTACATTAATATTTTTAGAAAAGATTAATAAATAA
- a CDS encoding alpha/beta fold hydrolase — translation MKLAKKIIIIIGVLIVIGIIGTSYYIGDSVFRGSLQMTDNEGTSLDSVESWVERRENFSKKYVITSIKIDSSSGDHQIPADYIRKNGDTDKDTVIMVHGLGGNRLSVYGEAEVFLENGYNVIAYDQRSSGENEALYNTFGYLESNDLRDYVNYLRDILSDNKKIGVWGQSFGGATVGIYSGSDHANQNIDFAILDSPVSNMSYMISRELEEMNMGIPINYMMLLGNIFTKFHLGFSYEDANVCNHIVNTRVPVLLIHSKTDQITPYFMGEDIYNSVKHDNKYMFSVEDSEHVKISIDYPEEYEKNIIKFITAQ, via the coding sequence TTGAAATTAGCAAAAAAGATCATAATAATTATAGGTGTACTTATAGTAATTGGAATAATTGGTACTTCCTATTACATAGGAGATTCTGTTTTTAGAGGTTCTCTTCAGATGACAGATAATGAAGGAACAAGCTTGGATAGTGTAGAGTCATGGGTAGAAAGAAGGGAGAACTTTAGTAAGAAGTATGTAATTACTTCAATAAAAATAGATTCTTCATCAGGTGATCATCAAATTCCTGCAGATTATATTAGGAAAAATGGTGATACTGATAAAGATACTGTTATAATGGTTCATGGTTTAGGTGGAAATCGTCTATCTGTATATGGTGAAGCTGAAGTTTTTTTAGAGAATGGATATAATGTTATTGCTTATGACCAACGGAGTTCTGGGGAAAATGAAGCTTTATATAATACCTTTGGTTATTTAGAAAGTAATGATCTAAGGGATTATGTAAATTATTTAAGGGATATTCTTAGTGATAATAAGAAGATCGGGGTATGGGGCCAATCATTTGGAGGAGCAACTGTAGGAATTTATAGTGGATCAGATCATGCAAATCAAAATATTGATTTTGCAATTTTGGATTCCCCGGTTAGCAATATGAGTTATATGATTTCTAGAGAATTAGAAGAGATGAATATGGGAATACCGATAAATTATATGATGCTTTTAGGAAATATTTTTACTAAATTTCACTTGGGTTTTTCTTATGAAGATGCTAATGTTTGTAATCATATAGTAAATACAAGAGTCCCAGTTTTACTTATCCATAGTAAAACCGATCAAATAACCCCATATTTTATGGGGGAGGATATTTATAATTCAGTTAAACATGATAATAAGTACATGTTTTCTGTAGAAGATAGTGAGCATGTAAAAATATCTATCGACTATCCTGAGGAATATGAAAAAAATATAATTAAATTTATAACTGCACAATAG
- a CDS encoding aldo/keto reductase — protein sequence MQYTEFGNTGIKVSKLGFGAMRLPMVEIDGKKDVDYDKATEMIHRAFELGVNYIDTAPYYCEKKSETAVGRALKGWRDKVYLSTKNPIENKSGSDWRKRLENSLNQLDTDYIDFYHMWGINWQAYQDNIDVPDGPIEAAFKAKEEGLIKHISFSFHDDAENLFKIIDTGHFETMLVQYNLLDRSNEEGIAYAQEKGLGVVVMGPIGGGRLGAPSTKLSNLMDKSKSTVETALRFVLANPNINIALSGMENIAMLEENARVASNSDPLSEEELANVRDMLEENKKMAELYCTGCEYCLPCPHNVKIPKVFELMNYHRVYGLTDYAKNELKKIIENDKDEFGPEKCVECAICESKCPQNIEIIRQLKETAKALS from the coding sequence ATGCAATATACTGAATTTGGAAACACAGGAATTAAAGTATCTAAATTAGGCTTTGGAGCTATGAGGTTACCTATGGTGGAGATAGATGGTAAAAAAGATGTTGATTATGACAAAGCAACAGAAATGATCCATAGAGCTTTTGAACTTGGTGTCAACTATATTGATACAGCTCCATATTATTGTGAGAAGAAAAGTGAAACAGCTGTAGGTAGGGCTTTAAAGGGATGGAGAGACAAAGTTTATCTATCCACTAAAAATCCTATTGAAAATAAATCTGGTTCTGACTGGAGAAAAAGGCTGGAGAATTCTCTGAATCAATTAGATACAGATTATATTGATTTCTATCATATGTGGGGAATTAATTGGCAGGCATATCAGGATAATATTGATGTTCCTGATGGTCCAATTGAGGCTGCTTTTAAGGCAAAAGAAGAAGGTCTAATTAAACATATTTCTTTTTCCTTCCATGATGACGCTGAAAATTTGTTTAAGATAATAGATACAGGTCATTTTGAAACAATGTTAGTACAATATAATTTGCTAGATAGGAGTAATGAAGAAGGGATCGCCTATGCTCAGGAAAAGGGGCTAGGGGTAGTAGTTATGGGACCTATTGGTGGTGGAAGATTAGGCGCACCTTCAACTAAATTGAGTAATTTAATGGATAAATCAAAAAGTACAGTTGAGACTGCCCTTAGATTTGTATTGGCAAATCCTAATATTAATATTGCACTTTCCGGGATGGAAAACATAGCTATGCTTGAAGAAAATGCCAGAGTTGCTTCTAATTCTGATCCTTTAAGTGAAGAGGAGTTGGCTAATGTTAGAGATATGCTTGAAGAAAATAAAAAGATGGCAGAACTTTATTGTACAGGCTGTGAATATTGTCTGCCCTGTCCACACAATGTAAAAATCCCTAAGGTATTTGAATTGATGAATTATCACAGGGTATATGGTTTAACAGATTACGCTAAAAACGAATTAAAAAAAATAATTGAAAATGATAAAGATGAATTTGGACCAGAAAAGTGTGTAGAGTGTGCTATTTGTGAAAGTAAATGTCCTCAAAATATTGAGATAATTAGACAGCTAAAAGAAACAGCTAAAGCATTATCTTAA
- a CDS encoding cellulase family glycosylhydrolase, which translates to MKKYGFNFLWMFIWEQGREAKPVDHMALDFLAELEFDFVRVPTDYRYWIKNFEYFQPDERVFENIDSYLQACQDRNIHMSLNIHRGPGYCINRNDIEKHNLWTDKIAQDAFVYQWEMFAKRYKGISSEDLSFDLLNEPPNVGQYDLSRENHSKLMKRTIQAINKIDPDRQIVIDGLGGGNIAIPELADLDVVHSGRGYQPMAVSHYKAAWTEGCLDIPEPIYPGVKWYEHIWNKETIRKYYQPWLEVQEMGTDIHIGEFGCYNKTPNDVALRWFKDLLGLYQEFGWGYSLWNFKGPFGIIEHGRPGAKYEMYKGYKVDRELLELLLENRVKD; encoded by the coding sequence ATGAAGAAATATGGTTTCAATTTTTTATGGATGTTTATTTGGGAGCAAGGAAGAGAAGCAAAGCCTGTAGATCATATGGCTTTAGACTTTTTGGCAGAACTGGAATTTGACTTTGTCAGGGTACCTACTGATTATAGATACTGGATTAAGAATTTCGAGTATTTTCAGCCAGATGAAAGAGTTTTTGAGAATATAGATTCATATTTGCAAGCTTGTCAGGATCGTAATATTCATATGTCTTTAAATATACATAGAGGACCTGGCTATTGTATAAACAGAAATGATATAGAGAAGCATAATTTGTGGACTGATAAAATAGCACAGGATGCTTTTGTCTATCAGTGGGAAATGTTCGCCAAAAGATATAAAGGGATTTCTTCAGAAGATTTAAGCTTTGATCTGCTAAATGAGCCACCTAATGTAGGGCAATATGATTTAAGCAGAGAAAATCATTCTAAACTTATGAAGAGAACTATACAAGCTATTAATAAGATAGATCCAGATAGGCAGATAGTTATAGATGGTCTGGGTGGAGGTAATATAGCCATACCTGAGCTAGCTGACCTTGATGTGGTTCACAGCGGTAGAGGCTACCAACCTATGGCAGTAAGTCATTATAAAGCAGCATGGACTGAAGGATGTCTGGATATACCAGAACCCATATATCCAGGAGTAAAGTGGTATGAACATATCTGGAACAAAGAGACTATAAGAAAATATTATCAACCCTGGTTGGAAGTACAGGAGATGGGTACTGATATTCATATTGGGGAATTTGGTTGTTATAATAAAACACCGAATGATGTAGCTTTACGATGGTTTAAAGATTTACTCGGTCTTTATCAAGAGTTTGGCTGGGGATATTCACTCTGGAATTTCAAAGGACCCTTTGGGATTATAGAACATGGTCGTCCTGGTGCTAAGTATGAAATGTATAAAGGTTACAAGGTGGATAGGGAATTATTAGAATTACTTTTAGAAAATAGAGTTAAAGATTAA
- a CDS encoding glycoside hydrolase family 2 protein produces the protein MQKITLNGKWILEKSVDSKKYQASVPGCVHTDLLAAGEIEEPFYRDNEKNIMWIGESDWDYSREFEITADLLKKDKVLLKCHGLDTLATISINAKELAKTKNMYRTWEFDIKDILNEGKNTIQVHFDAPMPYLRAKEGEDYLPAWSVGDHRLNAGSWIRKQASNFGWDWGPKMVTAGIWRDIEILAFDIARIKEVEILQDHSKDNIVKLDINVNLDSFSEEEREVKVLLEFEGEILMEARGTTLDNNFTMDYEIENPKLWWPNGMGEQPLYNINIYLLDKFHNIIDQNKKSIGLRTLNLVLEDDEWGQSFKFAINSVPFFAKGANWIPADTFVARLERKDYRRLLEDTAAANMNMIRVWGGGIYEDDALYEIADELGICIWQDFMFACGTYPSYDVEFMENVRVEAEQNVKRIRHHACLALWCGNNEIEQGIAADEWDKENVKMSWEDYKKLFDQLLPEIVKKYSPQTDYWPASPHSPKGDRNDHYNPKWGDVHVWDVWHGKKPFEWYRNCEHRFNSEFGFQSFPEPKTVYSFTEEKDRNITSYVMEEHQRSGIGNTTIMQYMLEWFRLPDSFENVIWASQILQGLGIKYAVEHWRRGMPRGMGTLYWQLNDCWPVASWSSIDYYGRWKALHYMAKKFYAPLLISGVEDDENCTVDLHVTSDKLENLEAEIVWKLTNVEGKEISNASIKTEIKAQANTVVDTLELEKYVKEYGKRDLMLWLELKVDEQVVADNFVSFAKPKHMDLQAAKINYKIEELGDNKYQVEFSADKAALWVWLELENIDASYSDNFFHLYPGRKVKVLIKTSEKLKRKNLKNKVMIRSLFDTYK, from the coding sequence ATGCAGAAAATTACTTTGAACGGAAAATGGATTTTAGAAAAGTCAGTAGATTCAAAAAAATATCAAGCAAGTGTACCAGGATGTGTACATACCGACTTATTAGCAGCAGGAGAAATTGAAGAACCATTTTATAGAGATAATGAAAAAAATATTATGTGGATTGGTGAAAGTGACTGGGATTATAGCAGGGAATTTGAGATTACTGCTGATCTTTTGAAAAAAGATAAGGTATTATTAAAGTGCCATGGCCTTGATACTTTAGCGACTATTAGTATTAATGCTAAAGAATTAGCTAAAACAAAGAATATGTATAGAACATGGGAATTTGATATCAAAGATATTCTAAATGAGGGTAAAAATACTATTCAAGTTCACTTTGATGCTCCAATGCCCTATTTAAGGGCCAAAGAGGGAGAAGATTATCTGCCGGCTTGGAGTGTTGGGGATCATAGATTGAATGCTGGTAGTTGGATTAGAAAACAAGCAAGTAATTTTGGTTGGGATTGGGGACCGAAGATGGTAACTGCCGGTATATGGCGCGATATTGAAATATTAGCTTTTGATATTGCCAGAATTAAGGAAGTAGAAATTCTACAAGATCATTCTAAAGATAATATAGTTAAATTAGACATAAATGTAAATCTAGACTCTTTTTCTGAAGAGGAGAGGGAGGTAAAAGTACTACTGGAATTTGAAGGTGAAATCCTGATGGAGGCCAGAGGTACTACTTTAGATAATAACTTTACTATGGATTATGAGATAGAGAATCCTAAGCTATGGTGGCCAAATGGTATGGGTGAACAGCCTTTATATAATATTAATATATATTTATTGGATAAGTTTCATAATATTATAGATCAAAATAAAAAAAGTATTGGTTTAAGAACGCTTAATCTAGTATTGGAAGATGATGAATGGGGACAATCCTTTAAGTTTGCAATAAATTCTGTGCCTTTCTTTGCTAAAGGTGCCAACTGGATACCTGCAGATACTTTTGTAGCTAGATTGGAAAGAAAAGATTATCGTAGATTATTAGAAGATACTGCAGCAGCCAATATGAATATGATACGTGTTTGGGGTGGAGGTATTTATGAAGATGATGCTTTATATGAAATAGCTGATGAATTAGGAATTTGTATCTGGCAGGACTTTATGTTTGCTTGTGGTACTTATCCCAGTTATGATGTAGAATTTATGGAAAATGTCCGTGTTGAAGCAGAGCAAAATGTAAAGAGAATTCGTCATCATGCCTGTCTTGCTCTCTGGTGTGGAAATAATGAGATTGAGCAGGGCATTGCAGCAGATGAGTGGGATAAGGAAAATGTCAAGATGAGCTGGGAAGACTATAAAAAATTGTTTGATCAGCTTTTGCCTGAAATTGTTAAAAAATATTCTCCACAAACAGATTATTGGCCAGCTAGTCCTCATAGTCCTAAAGGAGATCGTAACGACCACTATAATCCTAAATGGGGTGATGTTCACGTCTGGGATGTTTGGCATGGCAAGAAACCATTTGAATGGTATCGTAATTGTGAGCATCGCTTTAATAGTGAATTTGGTTTTCAATCCTTCCCTGAACCCAAAACGGTATATAGTTTTACTGAAGAAAAGGATAGAAATATTACAAGCTATGTTATGGAAGAGCATCAAAGAAGTGGTATAGGCAATACCACCATTATGCAATACATGCTGGAATGGTTTAGACTACCTGACTCTTTCGAAAATGTCATCTGGGCCAGTCAGATTTTACAGGGCTTGGGGATAAAATATGCAGTGGAACATTGGCGTAGGGGGATGCCTAGAGGTATGGGTACACTTTACTGGCAGTTGAATGATTGTTGGCCTGTTGCTAGCTGGTCTTCTATTGATTATTATGGTCGTTGGAAAGCCTTGCATTACATGGCCAAAAAGTTCTATGCTCCTTTATTGATCTCTGGTGTTGAAGATGATGAGAACTGTACAGTTGACTTACATGTTACTAGCGATAAGCTTGAAAATTTAGAGGCTGAGATAGTCTGGAAATTAACTAATGTTGAAGGTAAAGAAATAAGTAATGCTAGTATTAAAACAGAAATTAAAGCACAGGCTAATACAGTTGTTGATACCCTGGAATTAGAAAAATACGTTAAGGAATATGGAAAAAGAGACTTAATGCTCTGGCTGGAACTAAAAGTTGATGAGCAAGTAGTAGCTGATAATTTTGTAAGCTTTGCTAAACCTAAACATATGGATCTGCAAGCAGCAAAAATAAATTATAAGATAGAAGAACTCGGAGACAATAAATATCAAGTGGAGTTTTCGGCAGATAAGGCTGCTCTTTGGGTCTGGTTAGAACTTGAAAATATTGATGCTAGCTATAGTGACAATTTCTTCCATCTCTATCCAGGTAGAAAAGTAAAGGTTCTTATAAAAACAAGTGAAAAACTTAAGAGAAAGAATTTAAAAAACAAAGTAATGATTCGTTCTTTGTTTGATACCTATAAATAG
- a CDS encoding CPBP family intramembrane glutamic endopeptidase, whose amino-acid sequence MEKRENYTTIFILAFFALALNTNLITYLSNFINFPTGNTLTNLMEYRTPIEVFIISNIWAPVIEEILFRGIILKGLLKEYKVVYAIVFSSILFALVHFYPHQIIISFFAGLILGFIYYKTASLLSVILLHALYNTYIDLLVFLENRFSLEILTILPNKFYIFISLIIILSLLYDLSKNNNYNWQSEEIKYLL is encoded by the coding sequence TTGGAAAAAAGAGAAAATTATACAACAATTTTTATTCTTGCTTTTTTTGCTTTGGCTTTAAATACAAATCTAATAACTTATTTAAGTAATTTTATTAATTTTCCAACGGGTAATACGTTAACTAATTTAATGGAATATAGAACTCCAATAGAAGTGTTTATAATTTCCAATATATGGGCTCCTGTTATTGAAGAAATATTATTTAGAGGAATTATTCTTAAAGGATTGTTAAAGGAATATAAAGTAGTTTATGCAATTGTTTTTAGCTCAATATTGTTTGCGCTAGTCCATTTTTATCCACATCAGATTATAATTAGTTTTTTTGCTGGTTTAATACTGGGTTTTATTTATTATAAAACTGCCTCATTGTTAAGTGTAATTTTATTGCATGCGCTTTATAATACATATATAGATTTACTAGTTTTTTTAGAAAATCGTTTTTCTTTAGAAATTCTTACAATCTTACCTAATAAATTTTATATCTTTATAAGTTTAATTATAATTTTGTCTCTCTTATATGATTTATCAAAAAATAATAATTATAACTGGCAGAGTGAAGAAATTAAATATCTATTATAA
- a CDS encoding SH3 domain-containing protein, protein MSKYRVTKNRKGEFENPITVHKNEQVVCIEESNEDEDWAGWILCKTENEQGWIPYQIIKRKGELGIILEDYCATEFNLKVDEILVMEKELNGWIWCYKESDPNIKAWAPLNHIEILE, encoded by the coding sequence ATGAGTAAGTATAGAGTGACGAAGAATAGAAAAGGTGAGTTCGAAAATCCAATTACAGTGCATAAAAATGAGCAAGTTGTTTGTATCGAGGAATCTAATGAAGACGAAGACTGGGCAGGTTGGATACTATGTAAAACAGAGAATGAGCAAGGCTGGATCCCCTATCAAATTATTAAAAGAAAAGGTGAACTAGGAATTATATTGGAAGATTATTGTGCAACTGAGTTTAATCTTAAGGTTGACGAAATTCTAGTTATGGAGAAAGAATTAAATGGCTGGATTTGGTGCTATAAAGAGAGTGATCCTAACATTAAAGCATGGGCTCCGTTAAATCATATAGAAATACTTGAATAG
- a CDS encoding VOC family protein yields the protein MDKMQNNVLVQVGVIVEDIYKTAKNYAELFDMDIPEVIMTGTLEEAETEYRGKATEARAKLAFFDMGSLQLELIEPTEHPSTWREFLDEHGQGIHHVALQIKGMKETISLMESKGMELVQKGEYEGGRYAYLDAVPQLGMIVELLENDD from the coding sequence ATGGATAAAATGCAAAACAATGTTTTAGTTCAGGTAGGTGTGATAGTAGAGGATATTTATAAAACAGCTAAAAACTATGCTGAATTGTTTGATATGGATATTCCAGAAGTAATAATGACAGGAACCCTAGAAGAAGCAGAAACAGAATATCGAGGAAAAGCTACAGAAGCCAGAGCAAAGTTAGCCTTTTTTGATATGGGTTCATTGCAACTGGAATTAATTGAGCCTACAGAACATCCCAGTACCTGGCGTGAATTTCTAGATGAGCATGGACAGGGAATACATCATGTTGCTTTACAGATTAAAGGAATGAAAGAAACTATTAGTCTAATGGAAAGTAAGGGAATGGAATTAGTACAAAAAGGTGAGTATGAAGGTGGAAGATATGCCTATCTTGATGCAGTACCCCAATTAGGAATGATTGTTGAATTACTGGAAAATGACGATTGA